The nucleotide sequence TTGGTGAAAAAATACGAAAAGCGATCGAGGATATGCAAATCCCTCATGCTGGATCAAAGATAAGCCGGTGGGTTACAGTCAGCATAGGAACAGCAACAATTGTCCCTACTTTATATACGAGTCCTGAAAATTTAATTGCCTTTGCTGATAAAGCTGTTTATGAGGCCAAAAAAGCTGGGCGAAATTGCGTTCGGACATATGAAAGATAATGGTTAATTGATGTGGGGGCTGTCCGATCAGGTAATTTTATCGTCGATTGGATGGCCCTTTCATTTTATATAAACATGGTTCAGTCTAATGCCTTATGTACCGCCCCAATAGCATGGATGACTGTAGTATCAAATAATGGAACTTCTGAATCCTCTTGTTTAACCAATAATCCGATTTCCGTACAACCCAAGATTATTCCTTCAGCCCCATCAGCAACTAAATTCTTAATTACTTTTTTGTAATATTCCCTTGATGATTGCTGAATATTGCCTAAACATAGTTCTTCATATATAACCTTATTAACCATCTCTCGTTCAGAGGATTTGGGTACCAAAACCTTTATACCATTTAACTCTATTCTCGATTTATAAAAATCTTGCTCCATCGTATACTTTGTACCTAATAATCCGATTGTACTAATGTTTGATTTCTTAATTTGATTTGCAGTTGCATCAGCAATATGTAAAATAGGTATGGTTATTTTTTCTTCAATATATTCAATGACTTTATGCATCGTATTTGTACAAATTATAATGAAGTCAGCCCCCGCTTTTTCTAATGAAAAAGCAGTATCACCTAATAGTTTACCAGCTTCTTCCCACTCACCTTTTGCTTGAAACCGCTCAATTTCTTCAAAATCAACGCTATATAATAAACATTTTGCCGAATGTAAACCACCCAACCTATTTTTTACTTCTTCATTAATAATCCGATAATATTCAAGCGAAGATTCCCAACTCATTCCACCAATTAGTCCAATTGTTTTCATAAAAGATTCCCCCTATTTTACCCCGCCAAAAACAGCAAGCTCCATCCACTTAAAAAAGCAATCTGAATGCTTAAATCCAATGTCTCTTAACCAATTAACTTGGATATCCACTCGTTCCAGTATATTATCTGCCTTATCTGGGCGGTTGTAATACTCTTTAGCTACATCTTTTCTATCCCTTTTATTATGAGTAGCAAGGTGGTCAATAAAAAGCACATCATGCAGTTCTTCAATTTTAGGGGTGGCAGAAGCTGTATGCTCAATATTAATAAAAACCCCCCCTTGTGCTAAAGTATTGTATATTTCTTGATACAAGGCTTTTTTTTGTTCATGCGGGAGATGATGAATGGCATATCCTGAAACAACGCAGTCTAGTGACCCCGGTTCAACATATTGCCCAATGCGCTGACTAAAATCACCCTGGATTATCTCACAACGATCCTTAAAATCTGTCATGTGAATGCGTGCCTGTTCAAGCATTGGTTTTGAATGGTCTAGTAATATAGCAGTAGCCTCTGGATATGATTTAAGTAAAATTTCCGCTAAAAACCCGTTCCCACATCCCAAGTCCATTATTCTCTTTGGATTAGGATTAAAATGATGGACCACTTGAAGCATGATTTTTACTTGTTCGGCACCAAAAGGAATTCCACCTCTAACTTGCTCTAAATAGTATTGTGTAACATCTTGACGTTGCCAATTTGTTGTTGCCATTTTTATTTCTCCCCCTTATTTTTAAAATAAAAAGCCTATCATCTCATAAGAGACGACAGGCTTTGCCTACGTGGTACCACTCTTTTTGATTTATTTGAAATGACAAACAAATCCGCTTTTAAACCGATTACGGAAGTCATCCGTTAAGACCTAACAACAATCAGTCCTACCACTCCTGGGCGAGTTCGGGATTTCATTGACTGTCTTTCACCAACCGACAGCTCTCTAAACAATTAAATATCCTTAATACTCCCAATCTTCGTGTTTTTTATCATTAAATTTCCCTTATTTTACTATTTGTTTATTATAAGGTCAAATAATTTTTCTTTACTTTTTCGATATCGTGTCCACCAATCCCAAAGTTTTTGTCATTATGTTCATTAATCACAACCATAAAAAATTCCTTTGGTATTTTAGTTATTTCGGATGCAGTCAGCGTTAATTGTGATATAAGCTGTTCTTTTTGTTCATCAGTTAATTTTCCAGAGTCAAATTTTATTATTGGCATAATGAATCCCCCATTTAACCTTAAAATTGGATTTGTTTCTACTCTGTAGCCAGTTTAAATCAAGATTAGTAACCATCAATTTTGTTGCGCAGTCTTACATAATTTTTGCGAGAAGAAATAGGCTAATGTTGCTGTAAATAAAATTGCCAAAAATGGAGCTGTGGACGTTTTTCCAAAGCCTACTTCCTGGCTTAAGCTACCGACCGTTGAAGAAAAATCCGGAGTGTAAAA is from Bacillus sp. (in: firmicutes) and encodes:
- a CDS encoding GGDEF domain-containing protein, with the protein product MLNIDYFKPYNDTYGHQGGDGCLKQVANIAQKTLGRPSDLLCRYGGEEFCVILPETDEVGAATVGEKIRKAIEDMQIPHAGSKISRWVTVSIGTATIVPTLYTSPENLIAFADKAVYEAKKAGRNCVRTYER
- a CDS encoding aspartate/glutamate racemase family protein, coding for MKTIGLIGGMSWESSLEYYRIINEEVKNRLGGLHSAKCLLYSVDFEEIERFQAKGEWEEAGKLLGDTAFSLEKAGADFIIICTNTMHKVIEYIEEKITIPILHIADATANQIKKSNISTIGLLGTKYTMEQDFYKSRIELNGIKVLVPKSSEREMVNKVIYEELCLGNIQQSSREYYKKVIKNLVADGAEGIILGCTEIGLLVKQEDSEVPLFDTTVIHAIGAVHKALD
- a CDS encoding class I SAM-dependent methyltransferase yields the protein MATTNWQRQDVTQYYLEQVRGGIPFGAEQVKIMLQVVHHFNPNPKRIMDLGCGNGFLAEILLKSYPEATAILLDHSKPMLEQARIHMTDFKDRCEIIQGDFSQRIGQYVEPGSLDCVVSGYAIHHLPHEQKKALYQEIYNTLAQGGVFINIEHTASATPKIEELHDVLFIDHLATHNKRDRKDVAKEYYNRPDKADNILERVDIQVNWLRDIGFKHSDCFFKWMELAVFGGVK
- a CDS encoding 4-oxalocrotonate tautomerase encodes the protein MPIIKFDSGKLTDEQKEQLISQLTLTASEITKIPKEFFMVVINEHNDKNFGIGGHDIEKVKKNYLTL